ACTAAAAGCTGCTAGGTCGATTTGATTCTGAAAGAATGCAATAACTGCATAGGAAAAAAATACCGTGGCTATAATTCCCCCGGCCAATCCATCGATACCATCAATAACTCCACCAGAAAACAAGGCGACCATCACTAGTGAGAAAAACGGTATAAACAAAAGCCCCAGACCAAGATCTCCCAAGAATGGTATCGCTATGGACGATACATCGAGTTTAAAAAAGAACCACGAACCGATAAGAAGTCCCATCAGAGCGATTAGAGGTATACGTACTCGCAACAGAGACAGACCGCCACCCACATAACCACCAGACGCGGAAACAGTAAGAAGGTCATCTAAAAGCCCCAGTAAGGATCCCAAAATAAGAGTCACAAACGGTATCCAGGTTTGATTACGTGACAAAAAATTAAGTTTTTCTGCCAATGTGTCCGGAAAGATAGCTCCCAAGGTCGCGAAAATAAAAACAGTAACCAATACTGACAACCAAATTATTATGCCTCCCATGCGAGGAGTACCGGTGTCCTTTGTTTTGTGGAGCTTGTTGAATATAGGCGTATCCCCTCCTGTTATAGAGCCGGTATTACCGGATTTTTTCTTCCACATTTTATTGGCATACAAAAAATCAGAAATGAATGGCGCCAATATCATACCGATCGAGAAAGCCGCCACCGTGGGAATAAATACTTTTATTACATCAAGAACGATCATATGTTTTTATAATATTCTTTAGTCGTCTGTAATAATTTTTCCACATCACTAAATCGACCTTCATACGTAGAACCGAGTACTACTATCACTACCGGCCTCATAAATCCAGCATCTACAGCCACAGCCAGGTTACCTCCTGCTTGTTTTGTGTATCCGGTCTTAGAGGCAAGCAATCCCGTAAGAGAGCTAACTGCATCATTAGTATTAGCGACCTCGAGGGTTCTTCCGCTCTGAGAAGAAACGGAGAGATCAGTATATCGGGTACTAAACATCGTATCCGATGATTCCAAAACCATATGTGAAAATAATTTAGATATATCTTTAGGAGAAGCCAAGGCGCCGGCTTTAGTTTCGTTATTGAGATCAAGGCCTGTAACATTGTAAAATTCGGCATTTTCCAAGCCAAGCTCTTCCGCTTTTTCGTTTACTTTATCAATAAAAATATCTAACGACTCCTTTTCCAAATCCTCGCTAACTTTTACATATTCTCCGGCTGTTTTTGCTATAGCAAAGGCGGCATCATTTGAGGAACTAACAAGGGCTACATCAGAGATTTCTCTGAAGCTCCACTTTTCACCTAAGCGTAAGTTACTGTCACCTTCAACATCTAATGCGTCTCTGCCGATCATCACTACATCATCCTCTGACAAAATGTCTTGGGCAGTGGCAATGGTCATTACTTTTGTGATAGAAGCAATAGGCATTGGAGTCTCTGGATTTTTTTCAAACAATACTTCTTCATTATTAAGGTCGTAGACATATATACCTTCTGCCTCTAACTCCAAGTCAGAAAAAACCTCTTCCCTTTCTCGCTCTTCTCGATTTGCCAAGATCTGAGATTGCATCTTTTGTTCATTTTCTTCGACTAAGTCTTTGTCATTTTCTATAACCGCCGCCTTCTGCTTTTGCATATTATTAACAAAAACCGAAGAGACTAACACCACGAAAGCAACTACAGTTAGCGTCGCAAACACCGTCATCGTTCGATGGCGATATAATAATTTTTTATAATTATCGAGAAATTTTTTCATATTAAACAAGACAACACCACCTATGAATCTTCTTCATTTTCATTTAAAAAGTTAATTAGAGCTTGACGGTGATTTTTATAGTCCGGCAACGATTCTTCTGACTCCAGCCCCATAAATTGTAACAGTTTTACAGTAGGATTATACACTACTTTTTCACCTTCTCGTGATTCCCTGATCAAATCTCGAGCCCGTAAAGTGCGTAATATCTTGCGTGAGTCCACTCCTCGCAACAAATCAATGTTTTTCTTTTCGATTGGCGCCATATATAAGATAACAGAGATAGTATCCATAGCAGCTTGAGAAAGTGGCGTTGTAAGTTCCTTTTTTTGTAATGCTTCAACTATGGGCGAGATCTCCTTGATCGCAACTAAAGTGACCCGGTCTTTTTCTCGAAGCAGTTTGATACCTCTATTTTTAAGAGAAAGCTCTAGGTCTGCCAGTGCCTCCTCAACCTCATCTTGGTCTCTTGAAATTAATCGAGAAAGCTCTCCTATTGTATAGGTTTCTCCTGTTGCAAAAAGTAGTGCTTCTATTATCTCTTCAAGTCTCATAGTTATTTAGCTCACGAATAGTTCGGCACTCTTACTTCTTGGTGCTTTAGTTTAATATCTCCATTCGAAGAAGTTTGCTCCGCCTCGAGGAAACCTTGTTTAACCAATTCCAGAAGAGCTACAAAGTGTACGACCACATCTCTCCTTGAAGATCTGCCGATACTCGCAAATTCTCTAAAGCTGAGTGCTATATGCTTTTTGATTCTACTAGAAAGACTTTCTAAAACATCTTCTAGGCGCACTGTCTGCTCCATAGTAACCCTTTCGGGAAGGTTTTTTTGAGGCAAGTGATCTCGTACATTCTTTATCGCTTCCTCCAGAGTTCTCGGCGCAATATTGTCATCCGGTATAAAATGTTTTTGGCTACTCTGTGGCACTCGACGTCTTAAAAAAACATTTTTTCCGTAAATACCCGCAAGTTGGTTGGACTTTATTCTTATTTTTTCAAAAGCTTCTAATCGTCGGGTTAGACTTTCTGTGGACTCTTCTTCCTCGGGGGTAAGTTCAAAGTTAGGCAGAAGAGATTTTGATTTTATCAGAAGTAGCGTAGTTGCAACGGAAATAAAGTCTGCGTCTTCTTTCAACGACCGTTCCTGTTCTCTGATAACGCTAAGAAATTCCTCGGTAATGTCTGCAAGGGCTATGTCGCTAATGAACACCTTTCTTTTCTGTACCAACTCCAACAAAAGCGGCAAAGGACCCTCGAATGCACCAGTTGAAATAACAAAAGCATTATCACTCATACATACACTATAGCTTTTTTTGCCTTTTCTTTCCATCCTGCAAACAAAAAGCCGTCTCTTGCAAAAAAGCAAGAAACGGCTTGGCTCTAGTAAAACTGGTCGGGGCGCATTTGCCTGAAGCAGGATTCACAGAAAATCTCCTCTTCTTTGCCAACTCCTTTCGTAGAATAGAGAAATTCTCCGACGTTTGAGCAACCCCTCGTAGCGCAGACAGTCTCTGAGTTACTTGGTTCTCTTTGTATCTCCTTATCACTGCCTTTACCCACTTCACTAAGCAATCGACGGAACCGTCTGTAGTCATTCAAAGGAAACCTCTCGTGGTATCTCGGCATTTATCCTCCGTTAAGGTTACTCAGAACTCAGCGTGTAAGCTCTCATCGGTAAACAAGCCTGATTTTACTGCGCACTCAATGCAGAAAAAGTGTGCAACGTTAGCTTCTCTGATGAATAGTACGAACTGGCATGCACGGGCGGGCTTATCGTATGGAGAGTCACTTCTTTTTCCACAGTGAACGCACGGACGGTATTTTACTCCGTCAACTACAACGACCTCATCAAAGTGTCCAGTTCTTTCATTGAAAACCCAGTCGTCACCTTCGTTTTCTCCGTGGGGTTTAACCATTCTGATCACCTCTTCTTTTTCTGGAACGAACTTCCTACTTGTGATTATACTTATATTTTAGATATTAGTCAATGGAAAGATTTTGCTTCAGTATCTTTCCTTTTTATAGAGATTCCGAGCTCCTTTAGTTGTTTTTCAGAAATTTCAGACGGCCCCTGCATCACGGAAGTATGCCCGCCTCTTGTCATAGGAAAGGCCTGAACTTCGCGTAGCGCATCTTCTCCTGAAAGGTTCATTATATTGCGCTCAATCCCTAAGGCGATACCTCCATGGGGCGGAGTACCGAACTCAAACGCCTCCAGCATATGCCCCACACTTTTTTCTATATAATCGTCATCCATTCCCATCGCTTTGTATGTAGCTCTCAGAACTTCAGGTTTGTGTGCACGAATACTTCCTCCGCCGGATTCAAAACCATTGCAGACCAAGTCATACTGCGTGGTTAGTATCTCCCCTATTTCATCAATGTCGCGAGGATTTTCACCGTTATCTACTCGCTCTGCGATCTTTAGCAAAGTTTCAACATGCTCTTCTTTTGGCTGAGAGAAAGGGTTGTGGCTAAAAGTCCAATCGCCATTATCTGTTTTTTCGAAGAAAGGAAAATCTACCACCCAAGCATACGAAAGTATGCCTTTCTCTTTTTCTTCTTCTGTGCGCAGATCAAATTTGTCGTCACCAAACCTATCGAGAGCTTCTTTGTAGCTTATGCGTGGGAATGGCTTTTCTTTTATAGAATATCCCATACTTTCAACTGTCTTTGTCATCATCTCTTCGACCAGTTCAATTACCTGATCTCTCGCCACGAATGACAATTCAATGTCAATTTGGGAATGTTCAAAGCCGCGATCAGCGCGAAGATCTTCGTCACGGATAGCGCGCGCTATTTGAAAGTATTTTTCAAACCCAGCGGTCATAAGTAGTTGTTTGTACTGTTGCGGTGACTGCGGCAAAGCGTAAAATTTACCTAAATGCAACCTCGACGGCACCACAAAGTCTCTCGATCCCTCCGGTGTAGACTCGGTTAAAATTGGAGTTTCTATTTCGGTAAATTTTTGGCCAAATAGATATTCGCGACATTTTTGTACAAACTGACTGCGCAACCTTATATTCCTTTGCATCCTCTCGGATCGCAGATCCAAATAACGGTATTTCAAGCGTAAATTTTCGTCGATGTCCGACGTGTCTTCTGTTACATCAAAAGGAAGTTCTTTGGCTTTGCTTATTACTTCTATGTCTAGTAATTCAAGCTCTATTGAGCCGTTTAGGTCCTCCGTTCGCATTTTTTCTGGACGCTCTTTAACTTTACCGCGAACCTCTACTGTCCACTGGTGTTTGACCTCCTTAGACTTTTCCACAGCCTCAGGATTTCCCGAATGAGCAACCGCCTGCACAGTTCCGGTTGCGTCCTTAAAATCAAAAAATACGATCTTTCCTTGGTCGCGCTTCACCCAAACAAAGCCGTTAATAAAAACCTCCTCTCCCACATAGTCTTTTAGGTCTTCTATATATTTTCTTTCCATAGATATTTAATGTTGAATTTTAAAGCAAAAATCCGCCCCTTGATACAAACCGATGCTTTCGTTTTATATCCAAGGGCGGATTTTCCGCGGTACCACCTTGACTTCTCGCTCATTACAGCTGTTTCGGGCTTACCCGGAAGGATCTACTCTCACGCTTGCTAGTGATTTCTACCTTCAAGCTCGGTTAGAGTCAGCTAACCTCAAACGCTTATGCTCTCTTTAGCTTATGAGATTTTTGCGAAATACGCAACTACCCGCGAAGTACTTGCTGCGCAAATGACTTGACCGTCGCTCTAGAATCAGCGGCCTCGAACTCTTCAAGGATCTCTTCTGAGACGTTGATCCCTTCGAGAGCCCCGCGGGTGTTTTCACGAAGGTTTATATGACCCGGATTTATTTCAAGCGCTTCGAAGTACAGCTCGAGAGCTTTCTTGTACACCTCCTCATCGTCGGTTTCTCGCGCTCTTTTGTGGAGTGCAAGAGCGTAGTTGTATATAAGGGAAAAGTGCGTATTGTTTAGCTCGTACGCTTTCTCATAATAATCTATCGCCTCACTCACCCTGTCTCGTCCGACCAAAAGAAGAGCAAGATTAAAGAGCGCCTGAAAATTGTTCTCATCGAGAGCTATACACTCCCTGAGCGCCTCCTCCGCTTCTGCTTCATCTCCATGATTGATGTAATACATTCCAAGCAACAGCTTTCCAAGCGGCGAATCGTTCTCCGTAAGCGCAGGAATGTGTTCTTCAAATGTGTTTGTATCTGCGTGCGCGAACGCTTCAAAAGCACGCAACACTATATCGTTTGTTTCCATGTTTCTCTAGCGTTATTATATACTCGAAATATATAATGATTTTATAATTTGTCAATGACCAAAATCAGTCAACCTGCCAGGTTGACTGATTTTTGTGCTACCCCGGTTAATACTTCCAACCCGGTTTTGAATATAAATCACCCCGAACCAAAGGTCCGGGGTGTATGAAGAAAGGTCAACGTGCGACCACGACAATCGTCCTCCAGAAGGTGACAAACTCACTCTTCCACGTCAACTTCACCTCTTGGCTCGGTCGGCTACTAGCTTTTCCCAAAGGTCCTCGATATCGACCTCTGGAAGCAAGCCACTCAAAGCGGAGAAACGCCTGCTGGCGCCTCGGGCCTTGGCTATATCACGATGCACGCGATCATGGAAGCCTACGTCCGTCGACACGAACGAAAGTAGTACCCCATAAGCCGCAGTCCATCCATCGGATTCCTCGTCGTACGTATCGAGTGCCTTGAGCGCTTCATCGATACGGTCGGCGTCTTCCGGTGGGAAGATCTCACGAGCAAACCTGCTGATGTCGCCAGGACCGCCGGCAAAGAGTGCGGGCCGTTCATCAAAGATGCAACGGAGGAAGATCAGTAATTGAAGCTGGAAGAGCTCAAGGTCTGAGTCTAGAGTGAGCTCTGGTGTTTCGGACGACATGTATTCCTCCTATTTGAATTGAGGCTTCGCTACTCAACACCTCTTCGCCCAATGCGAGTGTGCCGTAGCAGAAAACTCTTCAACAGATTCGAGAAACTTAGGGCAATTCCCTAAAGTGAAGGACTTTCTGCTACGGCAGACACAGCGTTTCGAAGTTCGATTGATCTAAGTGTATTATGCTATTATTTATTATTTTTGTCAATGCTGTCCTGCGAGCTAGTAAGTGAGGTTAGATGTCAATCGTTCAAGCCGATCTGGAGATCATAGAGCTCGCGGTAAGTGCCGTTCTCTTTTTCAATAAGTTCACCGTGCGTACCCTGCTCGACGATCGTGCCGGCCTTGAGTACAAGAATCTGGTCTGAGCGACGCACGGTTGAGAGTCGATGTGCAACGATGATCGTGGTACGCCCCTCCATAAGTTCCTCAAGTGTCTCGGTCAGATCATGCTCGGTCTTCGCATCAAGCGCGGATGTGGGCTCGTCAAGGATAAGTATCGCCGGATCTTGTAGATACGCGCGCGCGATCGCCACACGTTGTTTTTGGCCGACCGAGAGCTTCACCCCTCGCTCGCCGACCAGCGTGTTATATCCGTCAGGAAATCGCTGTATAAACTCATCCCCGTGCGCATATTTCGCTGCTTGCTCTACCTCTTCGCGCGTCAC
The nucleotide sequence above comes from Candidatus Campbellbacteria bacterium. Encoded proteins:
- a CDS encoding serine hydrolase — protein: MKKFLDNYKKLLYRHRTMTVFATLTVVAFVVLVSSVFVNNMQKQKAAVIENDKDLVEENEQKMQSQILANREEREREEVFSDLELEAEGIYVYDLNNEEVLFEKNPETPMPIASITKVMTIATAQDILSEDDVVMIGRDALDVEGDSNLRLGEKWSFREISDVALVSSSNDAAFAIAKTAGEYVKVSEDLEKESLDIFIDKVNEKAEELGLENAEFYNVTGLDLNNETKAGALASPKDISKLFSHMVLESSDTMFSTRYTDLSVSSQSGRTLEVANTNDAVSSLTGLLASKTGYTKQAGGNLAVAVDAGFMRPVVIVVLGSTYEGRFSDVEKLLQTTKEYYKNI
- a CDS encoding SMC-Scp complex subunit ScpB produces the protein MRLEEIIEALLFATGETYTIGELSRLISRDQDEVEEALADLELSLKNRGIKLLREKDRVTLVAIKEISPIVEALQKKELTTPLSQAAMDTISVILYMAPIEKKNIDLLRGVDSRKILRTLRARDLIRESREGEKVVYNPTVKLLQFMGLESEESLPDYKNHRQALINFLNENEEDS
- a CDS encoding segregation/condensation protein A; the encoded protein is MSDNAFVISTGAFEGPLPLLLELVQKRKVFISDIALADITEEFLSVIREQERSLKEDADFISVATTLLLIKSKSLLPNFELTPEEEESTESLTRRLEAFEKIRIKSNQLAGIYGKNVFLRRRVPQSSQKHFIPDDNIAPRTLEEAIKNVRDHLPQKNLPERVTMEQTVRLEDVLESLSSRIKKHIALSFREFASIGRSSRRDVVVHFVALLELVKQGFLEAEQTSSNGDIKLKHQEVRVPNYS
- a CDS encoding amino acid--tRNA ligase-related protein, which translates into the protein MERKYIEDLKDYVGEEVFINGFVWVKRDQGKIVFFDFKDATGTVQAVAHSGNPEAVEKSKEVKHQWTVEVRGKVKERPEKMRTEDLNGSIELELLDIEVISKAKELPFDVTEDTSDIDENLRLKYRYLDLRSERMQRNIRLRSQFVQKCREYLFGQKFTEIETPILTESTPEGSRDFVVPSRLHLGKFYALPQSPQQYKQLLMTAGFEKYFQIARAIRDEDLRADRGFEHSQIDIELSFVARDQVIELVEEMMTKTVESMGYSIKEKPFPRISYKEALDRFGDDKFDLRTEEEKEKGILSYAWVVDFPFFEKTDNGDWTFSHNPFSQPKEEHVETLLKIAERVDNGENPRDIDEIGEILTTQYDLVCNGFESGGGSIRAHKPEVLRATYKAMGMDDDYIEKSVGHMLEAFEFGTPPHGGIALGIERNIMNLSGEDALREVQAFPMTRGGHTSVMQGPSEISEKQLKELGISIKRKDTEAKSFH
- a CDS encoding tetratricopeptide repeat protein, which codes for METNDIVLRAFEAFAHADTNTFEEHIPALTENDSPLGKLLLGMYYINHGDEAEAEEALRECIALDENNFQALFNLALLLVGRDRVSEAIDYYEKAYELNNTHFSLIYNYALALHKRARETDDEEVYKKALELYFEALEINPGHINLRENTRGALEGINVSEEILEEFEAADSRATVKSFAQQVLRG
- a CDS encoding ATP-binding cassette domain-containing protein, which translates into the protein MHYNIAYGSPDVTREEVEQAAKYAHGDEFIQRFPDGYNTLVGERGVKLSVGQKQRVAIARAYLQDPAILILDEPTSALDAKTEHDLTETLEELMEGRTTIIVAHRLSTVRRSDQILVLKAGTIVEQGTHGELIEKENGTYRELYDLQIGLND